One Misgurnus anguillicaudatus chromosome 5, ASM2758022v2, whole genome shotgun sequence genomic window, aaccgacatccttgccgggttgcgtatgtgtggggcgggtcttttaaaagaaggtccagattctattggggtaggggcgtgtttgtttaggtgatttcaaatatcaacattggctttcaaacattgtgcactccgcctttaaataatTGTGGAACCTAAATGTTCCTGGAACTCAAATGGTACAgcagcagtgcaaaggtcacgGGTCCCAGGGATTATACTGATCAAAATGCACTGTCATTTTGGATTTTAAGCGTCTAAAAGAAAAGAATTGTAAATGTAAAGAGGTTTACCTCCATTCATAGCATCTATTCGAATTTTCAGCTGTTCTGGGCCTGTCAGCAAGCTTTTGATGGCTCCAAAATCAAAAATCCCACGCAGCATGTTTAGATAGATCTCAACAGAATCCACAATCTCAACTGGAAAACAGCGTTAGAACATATTTATTCCTACTAAATACATAGATTGTAAATAAGACATTTGCAAAAAAAGTAGCACCTCTGAATGGCTTAAACTTGTTCTCCAAATCAAAGTCATGACGGCCAAGGCGGGACAGGTCGATGTGGAGGTCAGGGCAGATGGCATATTCCTCTAGCGTGCGACTTACCTGGTGGATCCTTTCCATCACAGTGTCAGGAGACGGTCCTGAAAACAGAGGAAGCATTCAGCAATTTGAACAAAACCCACACATGGCTCCATCTAATAACCAAGTTGTTAGTAACAGGATAAAATGACAAGTGTTAGGCTGACTTTGCTGGCATGGTGATTCTCTTTAAGGCTGATGTGACAGACTGCATATTCCAAGCACTGTGTCATCATTATCAACCTGTAACAGATTGCAGAGTGTGCATGCCGAGTGCCGTGTACAACAACATTCTCACCTCCATTAGCAACACTGAATTTGATTCCAAAGTCTCCTCCTGGGCCTCCTGGACTGTGGCTTGCTGTGAGGACAATCCCACCTATGGCTTTTATCTTTCTAATGATGCAGGAGACAGCTGGGGTGGACAGGATCCCATTGTGTCCAATGACCAGACGTCCTATCTGAAATAGATGGATCTGTGAATCCTTTgattttaaattacttttatgcatttttacaagacacttttatctaaagtgactttcAGTGTGTTTAAGTTACACATTGTTTTATTAGTATGCATGTTGAACTTTGCATTGCTGATGCAGCATCAACTTAGTTGTGTCCAAAAATCTGGATGAATGTCTGCTTGTTTGGCATAATATTCAATTATACTCCCTATAGTTGCCATTATTTGTAGTTGTGAAGCTGTAGATGTGTATCTATTTTAAATTACCTaaggataaataaataaaaaattcggAAAGATTCTTCTGATCTAGAATAAACTCTCTTCGTTTCCAGACCTTGACTTGTCACGTTAGGGTTATCATAACATTGTTGCATCTGAGGTGGGTTTAAACTTGCAGCCTTCAGAGGCGCCAAACAGGGCTACTGCTGCATACCAGATTGACAACTACATCAGTCTAGTAGTTTGTTGCTTTGGGAATGACTCAGGAGCAAAAAAGAAACAGACATCACTTTGCCTGCAGGAGGCATAAATAACAGCTTGGCATTTAATGCAGGCCGGACATACAACCCTATTAAATAAGGTTTGTACTACTGACATATTCTTGTTATTTCCATGTTTCTACTCTTACAACAGCAGCCTGGACTCATCTCAACAACTTTGTGACTCATTAAGCTTTACAAGATCAGCCACTTTCTATTAATAGTGAGTTATTTGGCATCTCTCACTCAAGCGTTTATAATGATGACCAAGTGTACTATCCCTATAGGCCTTTGTCATCATTACTCTTATGTTAGGCTAATATGATAATTAAATACCTTATTAAATCGATGCATTGCATTGCAGTCCCATTGTTTTTACTTGCATGTCTCGGTTAAGTCTCAGCGAGTGCAAACTGTATTCCCTAGCAAACTTTCAGCACATTATCCATATAAGGCGTTGCTGCTGTGGAAATCAGTCTCTGTATATTATGCCTCTTCATTTGTATCAAGAATTACattgatacactgtaaaaaatactttgctgccttaaatttttttgttgaatcaactcggatttacaagtcattacaacgtactattatttatcttgttaTTTaagagttgttataactacaggtgagttgttataacttataaaatgaagttgacttttctcaactatattttataagttgtgacaactcatctctgtttacatgacttgtaaatctgtagtatttttacagtgtatgaacgTGAGCAAAAAAGACACTTTGGAAGTataaaaaatgttaagtttaatcaactaggatttacaagtcatcTTGAAAGTGAAGAGTTGCTGTAAGTTATTAAATCAAGTTAAATTTGctttagttttgtatatgttTAATGTATAAGTTACAGCGACTCATCAGTAGTCAATACAATGCAACACAAGAAAACACTTGTAAAcccaagttgattaaacttagaAATTTAAGTTCAAAAAGACTTTTACAGTGAAATGAGTTAAAACATAAGAAAACAAATTAAAGcatgataaaataaatatcCTATAAAATGCATAATGTCTTGGAGCCATGCTATGGGTTTACccacatttttaatgtaaaccTGGAGAGGTCAAAACAAGGAAAGAGGAAACCACGTAGGAAGAAGATGGAGGGGATGCTTTCTCTTTATGCATTAActtaaattgaaacaaaattTGCAGCTCAGCCTCCTATACATTTGCTGCCCGATATAACAATATAGATCTAAACTTTTATTTCATCTTCCACCAGCATCATATAgtacttaaaaaatattaaactatgaATTTACATACTAATAAACGAGTCTGACTTAACATCACCAAGCATACAAATGATGATCTGTaactaatatttaaataaatgcatttcagaTGTGTGTATTTTAAGAACACTCGTAATAAAATTGAATAGATAAAGGGGGGTTAAAGTAGATCAAAGTATCTATTATGTTTATTGAATGCTTCtagaatattttaaataagtGGTCTGCCAGCCAGGACATGCATGGGATTTATGTTTCACTGTTACGAAAATACATTATAACACCATCTTATCCCGTTGGCAGCTGCCATTTGTACGATGACTTCTGTGGCAGTTCGGCTGAAGTATCTGCCATCGCTGCCCACCACCATAGTGCATCCCTGACGGTCCCTTAGGTCGATAGAGGACAGGACACTTTGGATGTAGTTTTGAAGATAATTCTTCTTACTTTCAAATACAGCTGTCTTCTTTCTCAGCCCGTTTGTTCCTGGTCTCTGGTCATCGAAAGGGCTAGTTTGAATAGTCAAAATGGGTATTGGATTAGTCTCCATGATCTTCTGAAACGCTCCGGGACGCGTCTGAGGATTATCTTcttattctttaaaaaatgtccaCGCACTAGCAAAGAATGAGGTGCGATGCAAAGTGTCTTAAATATCCTCAAAGCAACGGGACACTGGGTTCTCAAAATTGCGAAACAGAGGGGTGCGCCACAGCGCAGTGCGCTTTAGTAAAAGAGTGGATTATTGAGACGCGTCCTGTGACGCTTCTGTGGAAAACGAGCGCGCGACAGCTGACTTCTCATCGCACCAGGTCGAAGAGTGGTATACAGACGGGAGAAACACAGAAGAGATTAATGTAAAAGTCAAAATAGTCCAAGATATGGCGTAACGCTCACCCTCATCTCTTTCCTTTGTGGTCACACGCACATTTAGCTTGAATAGCCTAAGGCATGGAGGatacaaaactaaataatcACCTAACGCTCTGGCCAAAAATAACCTATGATGTGGGGGAATGAGAACTGCCGCTGCGCTACTGCGTAATGAGACCCCTGTACTGGCCATGGTGGCGCACTGTAGCGCAAAGATCAGTGATTCTCACCTGCGTCGCACACTGGATATAATCTCTAATGAGATCATGTATTGACAATAGGTTGCAGTTTTAAGTTTGTATTGGTCACATTCAGAATCATACAGGAGTGATGTTTGGAACGACGACTCCACACAGTTTACGATaagacattttataaataaggaATAAAATAGAAATGGCACGGTTTCACAGGCTTAAGTTTAGTCTCAGACTATGCATGTTTGAGGTCtcttaactgaaaacaatttGCAGGGACAGATCCTACCAGCAGTGgaattgttttgtctcaagatgcacaccagtgaTGATTTATGgcatatgttaaataaactaaatgtCCCATTAAATAACGCGTACTCGTGGCTTATAAGCCCTGTCTGTGAAGGCCTTAAAGATTAACTAAgattaattaagattaatgataaaatatatatcaaattaGAGCCTGCGTTTCTTCTCGTAAAAGTTAACCATGTAAAAAGTGTCATTCAATATTTCCCATCTACACACTTTATAATGCAAAAACATATTAAAGCCCACTATAATAAATACTTAAGTGACAaagtaaaatatacatttgtttAAGACCATTCACTTCAGTGGGTCTTGATATTTTTGAAAAAGGAAAAGGTCACTAATATCACGCGCATCAGTCTCCCTCTTGTGGACATATAGATGTGGTTAAACATAGGGAATAGGGAAAATTTGTAGTTCTGAAATACTTTGCAAAAATGCCTTTAGCATTATATTAATGATCATTGACCCTCCCTTGCATATTTCCTTTTTTGTTTccaacaaaaagtgtcttacaaaagttaaTTCAATATATCGTTTCATGTGAGTGAGTGGGTAAAATGGcttttacatctttttgtagCAAATTCCCAACTCCACAAGATCCAGAACTTTTTTGttggtgaaaaaatgttaaggctatgtgttccttggccttattttaacaactttatttttactaaacacgcataaacattatttacttaaaaatacaaacgtGTACACACGTTACTTACTTTAACTATttaagcattaatgttatgtgatattagccattaatatgtttaaagcaactaaaaaaagaccaaatgtaagagcatgccAGAACATCtgccagtgtcccaaaatggtcggaccccagagggttaaaacaacatttttgttTCCAGCCTTTATCGTCTCACTATTTTGTATGTAATTTCAAcgcatttttgttttttgtttttaacaactAACCTGTTAATTAACCCCTAAAcaagttaaatatttaaaaataaatctttaaaatattaattaaaaattattaCACTATTTTTAACTAACTTTAAAATGCTAggctataataaaataatattataataaaataataggGAGGTTTATTTCATACAAAATTAATGGTGTATGTTAACAGGACCTGACCACAGATCGGGCTAAAAGTGCGCACGACATTCAGGCTCGCGGTTCACCTTCATGGATAAACTTTTTATTTAACTGtttaatgttatattttcattaaaacaatgttatgtatTCGCCTGAACTgaccaaaataaaagtctccaAACGCCATTCAGTCTTCGATGTTCAATTTCTTTGAAAAACTTTTGAAACGTATATTGAAGATTAAAACATAGGCTTTAATCAAACTTGATGAtggtttattttaaacatacatttgaatacatcaatttaaaagcattttagaCAGGTTATCAGACAAATatattaccatttatttatttacattaaaactATAAGAGCAATGTACAAATGacatactaaaaataaaaaatatgtttagacaCCGATCATAGCAGTTCAACAATGTGGATACACCACTCTCAATGCGTCTGTGAAAGAAAGAGTTTTCAGCACGGGAGTCCTTGGCACAGGCAACACACTTGGAGCAACACAAGATGTAGGTCTTGGAAACACATAACTGTAGTCAGTTGTGAGATGACGAGGAGAGTTTTTGGTTGATTTGGCCATGATACTGTCAATGCTAAACGAGCACTTCTCGGTCTTGTGTTCGGGCCTTTGTGGCATCTCTGGAGATTCGTGGACTTTCATGTTGAGAGTCTGATATTGAAAATATTGAGGTGGCACTATCATGCCATCCGGCATTGGCAAATATCCAATAGGATTAGCCTGGGCCTGGGCTGGCACTGGCCCGGAAACGCAGTAAGGTCGTCCATATGGTCGATAACTTAACGTTGGGTGGTAAAGCACCAGGCCATCTTTGGTGAACTCCGGTTGGTTTCTTTTGAATCGTTTTCTTCTGCGCAGAAAGCTGCCGTTGTCAAACATGTCCTCGGATGCAGGGTCCAATGACCAGTAGTTTCCTTTACCCGGGTTGCCGGGCTCTCTCGGGATTTTGATGAAGCAATCGTTCAGTGATAAGTTGTGCCTGATGGAGTTTTGCCAGGCGGGAAATTTCTCCTTGTAGTATGGAAACTTGTTGCTGATGAAGTCGCAGATGCCGCTCAGAGTCAACTTCTTCATCGGACTTTGGAGGATGGCCATGGTTATCAGAGCGATGTACGAATACGGGGGCTTGACGGCAGAGTTTTG contains:
- the foxd5 gene encoding forkhead box protein D5, whose translation is MTLSKDYKDVLRTSISSENDEVDIVGEDHHSDREYYMPCKGAAEVSSSDMDHSESESSGESESSFCGPKQNSAVKPPYSYIALITMAILQSPMKKLTLSGICDFISNKFPYYKEKFPAWQNSIRHNLSLNDCFIKIPREPGNPGKGNYWSLDPASEDMFDNGSFLRRRKRFKRNQPEFTKDGLVLYHPTLSYRPYGRPYCVSGPVPAQAQANPIGYLPMPDGMIVPPQYFQYQTLNMKVHESPEMPQRPEHKTEKCSFSIDSIMAKSTKNSPRHLTTDYSYVFPRPTSCVAPSVLPVPRTPVLKTLSFTDALRVVYPHC